The following coding sequences lie in one Cryptosporangium minutisporangium genomic window:
- a CDS encoding biotin carboxylase N-terminal domain-containing protein, translated as MFRRVAIVNRGEAAMRLIHAVRDLSAETGVRIETIALYTDADRTATFVREADVAYLLGPASARPYLDLAVLERALVETGADAAWVGWGFVAEDPAFAELCERIGVTFVGPSADAMRTLGDKIGAKLLAEKVGVPVAPWSRGAVATLEDALRAGDEIGYPLMLKATAGGGGRGIRRVDSAADLADAYERTSSEALRAFGSGVVFLERLVTGARHVEVQVIADGRDTAWALGVRDCSVQRRNQKIIEESASPVLAPEQTAELKASAERLAVAVGYRGACTVEFLYHPGDKLFAFLEVNTRLQVEHPITELTTGTDLVRLQLHVAGGGTLDGVPPAESGHAIEARLNAEDPDRDFAPAPGRIARLALPTGPGIRVDTGVSEGDTIPADFDSMIAKIIAYGSDREQALGRLRRAMADTTVIIEGGATNKSFVLDLLDQPEVIDASADTGWIDRVRAEGRLVSHRHSAVALAAAAIEAYRDEEAVSRGQLLATAHGGRPQVQHDAGRPLDLKLRGAGYRVSVARVGDARFRVGFGGGGASVDVEVERFDAHSGQILVNGERFRLVSATHGPIHLVEVDGVTHRISRDEGGVVRSPAPALVVATPVAVGDEVDSGAPILVLESMKMETVLRAPFRARVRECPVSVGSQVGTGAPLLRLEPLADGDAEVAEATDGTAELDLPAQAAAVSPDERVARGLRDLRSMLLGFDVDPYDPKQTLVEYLSARADLDGRLPAGELDLFTVFADLSELSRNKPRGELDVEPGSPVHSPREFFHSYLQSLDVERAGVTASFQAKLTKALAHYGVTGLDRTPELEAAVFRIFLAQQRTSADVSVVSELLRRWLSGPPPVEALRERAGLVLEHLIEATQVRFPAVSDLARGVVFRWFAQPIMRRNRAEVYAAVRDDLRYLDHYPDAPDRAERIQRMVATAEPLVRLIGQRIGRPGRDHAPLLEVLTRRYYGNRGLAEITTRDVEDCRFVTAERTDPAGTTLVVATAVDISSLPHALRAVATVADGVAEDGLVADLYVTWDDQPDVDEMAVRLGRLLAEHPQPAGVRRITTTVAGTRMHHHFTFRRDGDRLTEERLIRGLHPQIALRLQLQRLRQFELTRLPSADEEIYLFKAVARSNPADERLIAMGQVRDLTPLREADGRLVALPAVEDAVTAGLDAIRTVQAQRPQNKRFDTNRIMLYVWPPTDLSPDELEALVQRVLPTTAGAGLEEVEFVGRQRTPAGDLEELSVRIGFDPGRGVRLVVGEPSTEPLRPLDDYRQKVLRAARRGTVYPYELTGLLGEFVEYDLEPSGALAPVDRPKGRNSAAIVVGVVTTPTERYPEGVTRVVLLGDPTKALGALSEPECSRVIAALDLAERMCVPLEWYALSAGARISMSSGTENMDWVAAALKRIVEFTQAGGEINIVVAGITVGAQPYWNAEATMLMHTKGVLVMTPDSAMVLTGKQSLDFSGGVSAEDNFGIGGYDRVMGPNGQAQYWAPNLPAARDVLMKHYDHTYVVPGESAPRRASTVDPADRDISAFPHAVVGSDFRTVGEIFSIEHNPDRKKPFDIRTVMRAVSDQDHPVLERWAGMADAETACVQDVHIGGWPVCLIGIESRSVPRRGFPPTDGPDTYTAGTLFPRSSKKTARAINAASGNRPLVVLANLSGFDGSPESMRKLQLEYGAEIGRAIVNFDGPIVFCVISRYHGGAFVVFSKALNPNMTVLALEGSFASVLGGAPAAAVVFSGDVNNRTATDPRVAELQSQVSAATGVERAALNARLAEVQTGVRAEKVGEVAAEFDRVHSIQRAVEVGSVDAIVRAAELRPRIIEAIERRMNVR; from the coding sequence GTGTTCAGGCGTGTCGCGATCGTCAACCGTGGAGAGGCCGCGATGCGGCTCATCCACGCTGTCCGGGACCTTTCGGCCGAAACCGGGGTGCGGATCGAGACGATCGCCCTGTACACCGACGCCGACCGCACCGCGACGTTCGTCCGGGAAGCGGACGTGGCCTACCTGCTCGGCCCGGCGTCGGCGCGCCCGTACCTCGACCTCGCCGTGCTGGAGCGCGCCCTGGTCGAGACCGGTGCGGACGCCGCCTGGGTCGGCTGGGGCTTCGTCGCCGAGGATCCGGCGTTCGCCGAGCTGTGCGAGCGGATCGGCGTCACGTTCGTCGGGCCGAGTGCCGACGCGATGCGCACGCTCGGCGACAAGATCGGCGCCAAGCTGCTCGCCGAGAAGGTCGGCGTCCCGGTCGCGCCGTGGAGCCGCGGTGCCGTCGCGACGCTGGAGGACGCCCTTCGGGCCGGCGACGAGATCGGCTACCCGCTGATGCTCAAGGCGACTGCGGGCGGTGGCGGCCGGGGGATCCGTCGCGTGGACTCCGCCGCCGACCTCGCCGACGCCTACGAGCGCACCAGCTCCGAGGCGCTCCGCGCGTTCGGCTCCGGCGTGGTGTTCCTGGAGCGCCTGGTGACCGGCGCCCGCCACGTCGAAGTGCAGGTCATCGCCGACGGCCGGGACACCGCGTGGGCACTGGGCGTCCGGGACTGCTCGGTGCAGCGGCGCAACCAGAAGATCATCGAGGAGTCCGCGTCGCCGGTGCTCGCGCCGGAGCAGACCGCCGAGCTGAAAGCGTCCGCCGAGCGGCTCGCGGTGGCGGTCGGCTACCGCGGCGCCTGCACGGTCGAGTTCCTCTACCACCCCGGCGACAAGCTGTTCGCGTTCCTCGAGGTCAACACCCGGCTGCAGGTCGAGCACCCGATCACCGAGCTCACCACCGGCACCGACCTGGTCCGGCTGCAGCTGCACGTCGCCGGCGGTGGCACGCTGGACGGCGTCCCGCCGGCCGAGTCCGGGCACGCGATCGAGGCCCGCCTGAACGCCGAGGACCCCGACCGCGACTTCGCGCCGGCCCCCGGGCGGATCGCGCGCCTGGCGCTGCCCACCGGCCCCGGCATCCGGGTGGACACCGGCGTCAGCGAGGGCGACACGATCCCGGCGGACTTCGACTCGATGATCGCGAAGATCATCGCGTACGGCAGCGACCGCGAGCAGGCACTCGGCCGGCTGCGCCGGGCGATGGCCGACACGACCGTGATCATCGAGGGCGGCGCCACCAACAAGAGCTTCGTGCTCGACCTGCTCGACCAGCCCGAGGTGATCGACGCCAGCGCCGACACCGGCTGGATCGACCGCGTCCGCGCCGAGGGACGCCTGGTGAGCCACCGGCATTCCGCGGTCGCCCTGGCCGCCGCCGCGATCGAGGCCTACCGGGACGAGGAGGCGGTCAGCCGCGGACAGCTGCTGGCCACCGCGCACGGCGGACGTCCGCAGGTGCAGCACGACGCGGGCCGACCGCTGGACCTCAAGCTCCGCGGCGCCGGCTACCGGGTGAGCGTGGCCCGGGTCGGCGACGCCCGGTTCCGCGTCGGCTTCGGCGGCGGTGGCGCGTCGGTCGACGTCGAGGTCGAGCGGTTCGACGCGCACAGCGGGCAGATCCTCGTCAACGGCGAGCGGTTCCGGCTGGTCTCCGCCACCCACGGGCCGATCCACCTGGTGGAGGTCGACGGCGTCACCCACCGGATCAGCCGTGACGAGGGCGGCGTCGTTCGCTCGCCGGCGCCGGCGCTGGTGGTCGCCACCCCGGTCGCGGTCGGTGACGAGGTGGACTCCGGCGCACCGATCCTGGTGCTGGAGAGCATGAAGATGGAGACGGTGCTCCGCGCACCGTTCCGCGCCCGGGTCCGCGAGTGCCCAGTGTCGGTGGGCAGCCAGGTCGGTACCGGGGCGCCGCTGCTGCGGCTGGAGCCGCTGGCCGACGGGGACGCCGAGGTGGCGGAGGCGACCGACGGGACGGCCGAGCTGGACCTGCCTGCCCAGGCCGCGGCCGTCTCCCCGGACGAGCGGGTCGCCCGCGGGCTGCGGGACCTGCGCAGCATGCTGCTCGGCTTCGACGTCGACCCCTACGACCCCAAGCAGACGCTGGTCGAGTACCTGAGCGCCCGGGCCGACCTGGACGGGCGGCTGCCCGCGGGCGAGCTGGACCTGTTCACGGTCTTCGCCGACCTGTCCGAGCTCAGCCGCAACAAGCCGCGCGGCGAGCTGGACGTCGAGCCGGGCAGCCCGGTGCACAGCCCGCGCGAGTTCTTCCACAGCTACCTGCAGAGCCTCGACGTCGAGCGGGCGGGCGTCACCGCGAGCTTCCAGGCCAAGCTGACCAAGGCGCTGGCCCACTACGGCGTCACCGGGCTCGACCGCACGCCGGAGCTGGAGGCCGCGGTCTTCCGCATCTTCCTGGCCCAGCAGCGCACCAGCGCCGACGTCTCGGTCGTGTCCGAGTTGCTGCGCCGGTGGCTGTCCGGGCCACCGCCGGTCGAGGCGCTCCGCGAACGCGCCGGTCTCGTCCTCGAGCACCTGATCGAGGCCACGCAGGTGCGGTTCCCCGCCGTGTCCGACCTGGCGCGTGGTGTGGTGTTCCGCTGGTTCGCTCAGCCGATCATGCGCCGCAACCGCGCCGAGGTCTACGCCGCGGTCCGCGACGACCTGCGGTACCTCGACCACTACCCGGACGCTCCGGATCGCGCCGAGCGGATCCAGCGGATGGTCGCGACCGCGGAGCCGCTGGTCCGGCTGATCGGTCAGCGGATCGGTCGTCCGGGGCGGGACCACGCACCGCTGCTCGAAGTGCTGACCCGCCGCTACTACGGCAACCGGGGGCTGGCCGAGATCACCACCCGGGACGTCGAGGACTGCCGGTTCGTGACGGCCGAGCGCACCGACCCCGCCGGGACGACGCTGGTGGTCGCCACCGCCGTCGACATCTCGTCGCTGCCGCACGCGCTCCGCGCCGTGGCCACGGTCGCCGACGGCGTCGCCGAGGACGGGCTGGTCGCCGACCTCTACGTCACGTGGGACGACCAGCCGGACGTCGACGAGATGGCGGTGCGGCTCGGGCGGCTCCTCGCCGAGCATCCCCAGCCTGCGGGTGTCCGCCGGATCACCACGACCGTCGCCGGAACCCGGATGCACCACCACTTCACGTTCCGGCGCGACGGCGATCGTCTCACCGAGGAACGGCTGATCCGCGGGCTGCACCCGCAGATCGCCCTGCGACTGCAGCTGCAGCGGCTGCGCCAGTTCGAGCTGACCAGGCTGCCCTCGGCGGACGAGGAGATCTACCTGTTCAAGGCGGTGGCGCGCAGCAACCCGGCCGACGAGCGGCTGATCGCGATGGGCCAGGTCCGCGACCTGACACCGCTGCGGGAGGCCGACGGGCGGCTGGTCGCGCTGCCCGCGGTCGAGGACGCCGTCACCGCCGGCTTGGACGCGATCCGCACGGTGCAGGCGCAGCGTCCGCAAAACAAGCGCTTCGACACCAACCGCATCATGCTCTACGTCTGGCCGCCGACCGACCTCTCGCCGGACGAGCTGGAGGCGCTGGTCCAGCGGGTGCTGCCGACGACGGCCGGCGCAGGGCTGGAAGAGGTCGAGTTCGTGGGCCGCCAGCGCACCCCCGCCGGCGACCTGGAGGAGCTGTCGGTGCGGATCGGGTTCGACCCCGGGCGCGGCGTCCGCCTGGTCGTCGGGGAGCCGTCCACCGAGCCGCTGCGTCCGCTGGACGACTACCGCCAGAAGGTGCTGCGTGCGGCCCGGCGCGGCACCGTCTACCCGTACGAGCTGACCGGCCTGCTGGGCGAGTTCGTCGAGTACGACCTAGAGCCGTCCGGCGCCTTGGCGCCGGTGGACCGGCCGAAGGGTCGCAATTCGGCGGCGATCGTGGTGGGCGTCGTGACGACCCCGACCGAGCGTTACCCCGAGGGCGTCACCCGGGTCGTGCTCCTCGGCGACCCCACCAAGGCGCTGGGTGCGCTCTCCGAGCCGGAGTGCTCCCGCGTGATCGCCGCGCTCGACCTCGCCGAGCGGATGTGCGTCCCGCTGGAGTGGTACGCGCTGTCGGCCGGCGCACGGATCTCGATGAGCTCGGGCACCGAGAACATGGACTGGGTCGCGGCCGCGCTCAAGCGCATCGTCGAGTTCACCCAGGCCGGTGGCGAGATCAACATCGTCGTCGCCGGCATCACGGTCGGCGCACAGCCGTACTGGAACGCCGAGGCCACGATGCTCATGCACACCAAGGGCGTCCTGGTGATGACGCCGGACTCGGCGATGGTGCTCACCGGGAAGCAGTCGCTGGACTTCTCCGGCGGTGTGTCGGCCGAGGACAACTTCGGCATCGGAGGCTACGACCGCGTCATGGGCCCGAACGGCCAGGCGCAGTACTGGGCGCCGAACCTCCCGGCCGCCCGCGACGTCCTGATGAAGCACTACGACCACACCTACGTCGTGCCGGGGGAGAGCGCGCCGCGGCGGGCCTCCACCGTCGACCCGGCCGACCGGGACATCTCGGCCTTCCCCCATGCCGTCGTGGGGAGTGACTTCCGGACGGTCGGCGAGATCTTCTCGATCGAGCACAACCCGGACCGGAAGAAGCCGTTCGACATCCGCACGGTGATGCGGGCGGTCTCCGATCAGGACCACCCGGTGCTGGAGCGGTGGGCCGGAATGGCCGACGCCGAGACGGCGTGCGTGCAGGACGTGCACATCGGAGGCTGGCCGGTCTGCCTGATCGGGATCGAGTCGCGGTCGGTGCCGCGGCGCGGCTTCCCGCCCACCGACGGACCAGACACCTACACCGCGGGGACGCTGTTCCCGCGCTCGTCGAAGAAGACCGCGCGGGCGATCAACGCGGCGTCCGGCAACCGACCACTGGTCGTACTGGCGAACCTGTCCGGCTTCGACGGCTCCCCGGAGTCGATGCGCAAGCTGCAGCTGGAGTACGGCGCCGAGATCGGCCGGGCGATCGTCAACTTCGACGGCCCGATCGTGTTCTGCGTGATCTCCCGGTACCACGGCGGCGCGTTCGTGGTGTTCTCCAAGGCGCTCAACCCGAACATGACCGTGCTCGCGCTGGAGGGCTCGTTCGCGTCGGTGCTCGGCGGTGCGCCGGCGGCGGCCGTGGTCTTCTCCGGCGACGTGAACAACCGCACCGCGACCGACCCGCGAGTGGCCGAGCTGCAGAGCCAGGTCTCGGCCGCGACCGGGGTCGAGCGGGCGGCGCTCAACGCGCGGCTGGCCGAGGTGCAGACGGGGGTCCGCGCGGAGAAAGTCGGCGAGGTCGCCGCCGAGTTCGACCGGGTGCACAGCATCCAGCGGGCGGTCGAGGTCGGCTCGGTGGACGCGATCGTCCGCGCCGCCGAGCTGCGGCCGCGGATCATCGAGGCGATCGAGCGGCGGATGAACGTGCGCTGA
- a CDS encoding methyltransferase, giving the protein MDRSAAQSRLAHLMDGYLATQLLYVAASLDLPEALADGPRTADELAEVVDADPAALARVLRGLAAEDVLDEDGDGRFALTELGTLLRDSLRGPAVVRGGLYFRAAAGLLDAVRRGGTAFAHVYGEPFFDYLDQNPDAGSAFQDSMAGRSTREAAQVVAAYDFARVRRVVDVGGGRGVLLAAILGAAPHLSAVLLDRPAVAEQARDRLTSAGLADRCDVVGGDFFASVPAGADTYLLSRVLHDWDDESAVRILAACRRAVPDGGRLLVVDSVLPRFAREQPAAIRMDLHMLLLLGARERTAAEFERLLERSGWLLRRIVPTGAPDALSLLEAVPVPAAGADRDHVGGRASGGLSEGR; this is encoded by the coding sequence ATGGATCGCAGCGCCGCGCAGTCCCGGCTCGCCCACCTGATGGACGGCTACCTGGCCACGCAGCTGCTTTACGTCGCGGCGTCGCTCGATCTGCCGGAGGCCCTGGCGGACGGCCCGCGGACCGCGGACGAGCTCGCCGAGGTCGTCGACGCCGACCCGGCCGCGCTCGCCCGCGTGCTGCGCGGCCTCGCGGCCGAGGACGTGCTCGACGAGGACGGTGACGGGCGGTTCGCGCTCACCGAGCTGGGGACGCTGCTGCGGGACTCGCTCCGCGGGCCGGCGGTCGTGCGCGGCGGGCTGTACTTCCGCGCCGCCGCCGGTCTGCTGGACGCCGTCCGGCGGGGCGGGACCGCGTTCGCGCACGTCTACGGCGAGCCGTTCTTCGACTACCTGGATCAGAACCCGGACGCCGGATCCGCGTTCCAGGACTCGATGGCCGGGCGGTCCACCCGGGAGGCCGCCCAGGTCGTCGCCGCGTACGACTTCGCGCGAGTGCGCCGGGTGGTCGACGTGGGCGGCGGACGCGGCGTCCTGCTGGCGGCGATCCTGGGCGCGGCGCCGCACCTGTCCGCGGTGCTGCTCGACCGGCCGGCCGTGGCCGAGCAGGCTCGCGACCGGCTGACGTCGGCCGGCCTCGCTGACCGGTGCGACGTGGTCGGCGGCGATTTCTTCGCATCGGTGCCGGCTGGAGCGGACACCTACCTGCTGTCCCGGGTCCTCCACGATTGGGACGACGAGTCGGCGGTGCGGATCCTGGCCGCCTGCCGACGGGCCGTACCGGACGGCGGGAGGCTGCTCGTCGTCGACAGCGTGCTGCCGCGGTTCGCCCGCGAGCAGCCGGCGGCGATCCGGATGGACCTGCACATGCTGCTGCTGCTCGGTGCCCGGGAACGGACCGCAGCGGAGTTCGAGCGGCTGCTGGAGCGGTCCGGGTGGCTGCTGCGGCGGATCGTGCCGACCGGAGCGCCGGACGCTCTCAGCCTGCTGGAGGCCGTTCCGGTCCCGGCGGCCGGTGCGGATCGGGATCACGTCGGGGGTAGGGCGTCGGGAGGCCTTTCCGAGGGGCGGTGA
- a CDS encoding glycoside hydrolase family 3 N-terminal domain-containing protein, translating to MRRSNRSTAFLRRRRLLALLSVSLLVASLLGTRVASAAPAQRATVTAVHALRTVTEGQSASLAVAVTTSDRRPLGRAVAVRYATGNGTASAGSDYDAASGTLTFPAGTASGGVQRIPIITRGDDTPETAETVPVTLRATTSGVSVATQPVLVVDGHGLPYLDPRLPVDRRIADLLGRMTLDDKIGQMTQAERAAVASAPTRIAQWRLGSVLSGGGSAPAPNTPAAWLRMVNTFQQYARSTPLQIPLLYGVDAVHGHGNVYGATIFPHNVGLGSTRDPALVERVNEVTAAEVRATGIPWNFAPCICVARDERWGRTYESFSEDPALVIAMETSVDGLQGRRIGAPDRVLATVKHYAGDGDTEFGSSTTNTYTIDQGVTVTSRRDFARIDLAPYVVAIRKHRAATVMPSFSSVDWTEDGIGNPVKMHAHRELITGELKGRMGFDGFVISDWEGIHQLPDPSVPADAPRPTAAQVRVGVNAGTDMFMEPNNAPDFERLLRAEVTAGRVSQARIDDAVRRILRAKFAFGLFEQPYAPDDRVDEVGSGAHRAVARQAAAASQVLLKNTGRALPLKPDARIYVAGRNADNIGNQAGGWTMDWQGRPGRSIPGTTILQGIRQVAPQARVVHSADASAPTAGSDVGVVVVGETPYAEGFGDVGGPTWENGTPEQREAKSLTLRAADRAVVAKVCAAVPTCVVLVVSGRPQVITDQLGRIDALVASWLPGSEGTGVADVLFGRRPFTGRLSMSWPRAENQVPVNVGDRTYRPLYPYGWGLRADPGRERLTTVGARELLAPEHWQPDGTLRTDARTLALAERAVTSGESAKLRDAVLSVVRDAAQARAATGRAPVSWEAKLADADHAQITGAYEKAFSLLAAVARG from the coding sequence GTGCGACGAAGCAACCGATCCACAGCGTTCCTGCGACGGCGACGTCTACTGGCGCTCCTCTCCGTGAGCCTGCTGGTCGCGTCCCTGCTCGGCACGAGAGTCGCGTCGGCGGCGCCCGCGCAGCGGGCCACGGTCACCGCCGTGCACGCCCTCCGCACGGTGACCGAAGGCCAGTCGGCCTCGCTGGCCGTCGCGGTGACCACGTCCGACCGGCGCCCCCTGGGCCGGGCCGTCGCGGTGCGCTACGCGACCGGCAACGGCACCGCGAGCGCCGGCAGCGACTACGACGCCGCGTCCGGCACCCTCACGTTCCCGGCCGGCACCGCGTCCGGCGGCGTTCAGCGCATCCCGATCATCACCCGCGGGGACGACACCCCGGAGACCGCCGAGACGGTTCCGGTGACGCTCCGCGCGACGACCTCCGGCGTCTCGGTCGCGACCCAGCCCGTCCTGGTCGTCGACGGGCACGGCCTCCCCTACCTCGATCCCCGGTTACCGGTCGATCGCCGGATCGCCGATCTGCTCGGCCGGATGACGCTCGACGACAAGATCGGCCAGATGACGCAGGCCGAGCGGGCCGCGGTGGCGAGCGCCCCCACCCGGATCGCGCAGTGGCGGCTCGGCTCGGTCCTCTCCGGCGGCGGGTCAGCGCCCGCCCCGAACACCCCCGCCGCCTGGCTGCGGATGGTCAACACGTTCCAGCAGTACGCGCGGAGTACGCCGCTGCAGATCCCGCTGCTCTACGGCGTCGACGCGGTGCACGGGCACGGCAACGTGTACGGCGCGACGATCTTCCCGCACAACGTCGGGCTCGGCTCGACGCGCGATCCGGCCCTGGTGGAGCGAGTCAACGAGGTGACCGCGGCCGAGGTCCGTGCCACCGGCATCCCGTGGAACTTCGCCCCCTGCATCTGTGTAGCCAGGGACGAGCGCTGGGGCCGGACCTACGAGAGCTTCAGCGAGGACCCCGCGCTGGTGATCGCGATGGAGACCTCGGTCGACGGCCTGCAGGGCCGCCGGATCGGCGCACCCGATCGGGTGCTGGCGACCGTCAAGCACTACGCGGGCGACGGCGACACCGAGTTCGGTTCGTCCACCACGAACACCTACACGATCGACCAGGGTGTGACCGTCACCAGCCGGCGCGACTTCGCCCGGATCGACCTCGCGCCCTACGTGGTCGCGATCCGCAAGCACCGCGCCGCGACCGTGATGCCGTCGTTCTCCAGCGTCGACTGGACCGAGGACGGCATCGGCAACCCGGTGAAGATGCACGCGCACCGGGAGCTGATCACCGGCGAGCTGAAGGGCCGGATGGGCTTCGACGGCTTCGTCATCTCCGACTGGGAGGGCATTCACCAGCTGCCGGACCCGTCGGTGCCCGCCGACGCACCGCGTCCGACCGCGGCCCAGGTCCGCGTCGGTGTGAACGCCGGAACCGACATGTTCATGGAGCCGAACAACGCCCCGGACTTCGAGCGGCTGCTCCGGGCCGAGGTCACCGCCGGCCGGGTGAGCCAGGCCCGGATCGACGACGCCGTCCGGCGGATCCTGCGGGCGAAGTTCGCGTTCGGGCTGTTCGAGCAGCCCTATGCCCCCGACGACCGCGTCGACGAGGTCGGCAGCGGCGCTCACCGGGCCGTCGCGCGCCAGGCCGCGGCGGCGTCCCAGGTGCTGCTGAAGAACACCGGCCGTGCGCTCCCGCTGAAGCCCGACGCCCGGATCTACGTCGCCGGCCGCAACGCCGACAACATCGGCAACCAGGCCGGTGGCTGGACGATGGATTGGCAGGGCCGCCCCGGGCGGAGCATCCCCGGCACCACGATCCTGCAGGGCATCCGCCAGGTGGCCCCGCAGGCGCGGGTGGTGCACAGCGCGGACGCGTCGGCGCCGACCGCGGGCTCGGACGTCGGCGTGGTCGTCGTCGGCGAGACCCCGTACGCCGAGGGTTTCGGGGACGTCGGCGGGCCGACGTGGGAGAACGGCACGCCGGAGCAGCGGGAGGCGAAGTCACTGACGCTCCGGGCCGCCGACCGGGCCGTGGTGGCGAAGGTCTGCGCCGCGGTGCCCACCTGCGTCGTGCTGGTCGTGTCCGGCCGTCCGCAGGTGATCACCGACCAGCTCGGGCGCATCGACGCGCTGGTTGCGTCCTGGCTGCCCGGCAGCGAGGGCACCGGCGTCGCCGACGTGCTGTTCGGACGCCGTCCGTTCACCGGCCGCCTGTCGATGAGCTGGCCGCGGGCCGAGAACCAGGTCCCGGTGAACGTCGGTGACCGGACCTACCGGCCGCTCTACCCGTACGGGTGGGGCCTGCGCGCCGATCCCGGCCGTGAGCGGCTCACCACGGTGGGCGCCCGGGAGCTGCTGGCCCCGGAGCACTGGCAGCCCGACGGCACGCTGCGCACCGACGCCCGGACGCTCGCGCTCGCCGAACGCGCGGTGACGTCCGGAGAGTCGGCGAAGCTCCGGGACGCCGTCCTGTCGGTCGTCCGCGACGCCGCGCAGGCCAGGGCCGCAACGGGGCGGGCGCCGGTCAGCTGGGAGGCGAAGCTGGCCGACGCCGACCACGCCCAGATCACCGGCGCCTACGAGAAGGCGTTCTCGCTGCTCGCGGCGGTGGCGCGCGGATAG